Proteins found in one Brachyspira murdochii DSM 12563 genomic segment:
- a CDS encoding PepSY-like domain-containing protein, with amino-acid sequence MKKILCLLAALTVISTSALFADWYVPLNQVPQAVLATARRTYPQAQIWAVEMEHYNVYKVKMNNMMELYIDKSGQLLGQEWDD; translated from the coding sequence ATGAAAAAAATACTTTGTTTATTAGCAGCATTAACAGTTATCAGTACTTCGGCTTTATTTGCTGATTGGTACGTACCCCTTAATCAAGTTCCTCAGGCAGTACTTGCTACAGCTAGAAGAACATATCCTCAGGCTCAAATTTGGGCAGTAGAAATGGAGCACTATAATGTGTATAAAGTAAAAATGAATAACATGATGGAATTATATATTGATAAATCCGGTCAGCTATTAGGTCAGGAATGGGACGATTAA
- the bioA gene encoding adenosylmethionine--8-amino-7-oxononanoate transaminase gives MTLEEKDLKYIWHPCSQMKDYEELPPIIIDRGKGIYLYDKNGKEYIDIVSSWWCNLLGHCNEKINASIKAQLDRLEHVIFANFSHETAIKLCEELVKILPKGLTKFNFSDNGSSSVEAALKMAFQYQHQIGNTKKIKFMCFTDGYHGETIGALSVGSLDLYAKIYKPMLMETIHIEAPDCYRCKYNQNRETCRCECFLDAEKKFEKYADETCAVIIEPLLQASAGMRIYPPLYLKKLRELCDRYNVLFIADEIATNFGRTGKMFACDHANISPDIMCVSKGLTGGYMPMAITITTDKIYNAFYADYNEGKAFMHSHTYSGNPLGCSAALAVQKVLREDDILNKAQIRAKYLNNKLKEKLLHHSNIGEIRNIGLINAMELVTDKNTKEGFDSKLRMGYQIYKKALQRGLLLRPLGNVIYFNPPLIINEEEIDKAIDLCVKSINDVLN, from the coding sequence ATGACGCTAGAAGAAAAAGACTTAAAATATATTTGGCACCCTTGCTCACAGATGAAAGACTATGAAGAGCTTCCGCCTATAATAATAGATAGAGGAAAGGGAATATATCTTTATGATAAAAACGGAAAAGAGTATATTGACATTGTAAGTTCTTGGTGGTGCAATTTACTTGGGCATTGCAATGAAAAAATAAATGCTTCTATAAAAGCACAGCTTGACAGATTAGAGCATGTAATATTTGCAAACTTCTCGCATGAAACTGCTATTAAACTCTGCGAAGAGCTTGTAAAAATACTTCCTAAAGGACTTACTAAATTTAATTTTTCAGATAACGGTTCATCATCGGTAGAAGCAGCATTAAAAATGGCTTTTCAGTATCAGCATCAAATAGGCAATACCAAAAAAATAAAGTTTATGTGCTTTACTGACGGTTATCATGGTGAAACTATAGGTGCTTTATCAGTTGGAAGTTTGGACTTATATGCAAAAATATACAAGCCTATGCTTATGGAAACTATACATATAGAAGCACCAGACTGCTACAGATGCAAATATAATCAAAACAGAGAAACATGCAGATGCGAATGTTTTTTAGACGCTGAGAAAAAGTTTGAAAAATATGCTGATGAAACTTGTGCTGTTATAATAGAGCCTTTGCTTCAGGCTTCTGCCGGAATGAGAATATATCCTCCTCTATACTTAAAAAAGTTAAGAGAGCTTTGCGATAGATATAATGTTTTATTCATAGCTGATGAGATAGCAACCAATTTCGGACGCACTGGAAAGATGTTTGCATGCGATCATGCCAATATAAGTCCGGATATAATGTGCGTTTCAAAAGGTTTAACAGGCGGATACATGCCTATGGCTATAACAATCACTACAGATAAAATATACAATGCCTTTTATGCCGACTATAATGAAGGTAAGGCTTTTATGCATAGTCATACCTACAGCGGAAATCCTCTAGGCTGTTCTGCTGCCTTGGCGGTACAAAAAGTTTTAAGAGAAGATGATATTCTAAATAAGGCACAAATAAGAGCAAAATATTTAAATAATAAATTAAAAGAAAAATTATTGCATCATTCAAATATAGGAGAGATTAGAAATATAGGACTTATTAATGCTATGGAATTAGTTACTGATAAAAATACAAAGGAAGGTTTTGACTCTAAACTTAGAATGGGCTATCAAATATATAAAAAAGCACTTCAGAGAGGATTATTATTAAGACCTTTGGGTAATGTTATATATTTTAATCCGCCTCTTATAATTAATGAAGAAGAGATAGATAAGGCTATTGATTTGTGTGTAAAATCTATAAATGATGTGCTAAATTAA
- the bioD gene encoding dethiobiotin synthase yields MAKVLFITATGTDIGKTYVSALICKQMKEEGFDIGYYKAALSGSNDITDSDAWYVKERANLTDSYEEMVSYTYKHAYSPHLAAQIEGNPPDMKVIKKAYKNISKNHEYMIVEGSGGIICPIRYDDDKKIFLEDIIKELDLPCLIVADAGLGTINSAVLTIEYMKSKKIKIKGIILNRFEEANVMHEDNKEMIEKITNIKTVGIIDSVNNMELKADNIHSLFE; encoded by the coding sequence ATGGCTAAAGTACTTTTTATAACTGCTACTGGTACCGATATAGGTAAAACTTATGTATCAGCACTTATATGCAAACAGATGAAAGAAGAAGGATTTGATATAGGATATTATAAGGCAGCTTTAAGCGGAAGTAATGATATAACAGACAGCGATGCTTGGTACGTAAAAGAGAGAGCCAATTTAACAGATTCTTATGAAGAGATGGTTTCATATACCTATAAGCATGCATATTCTCCTCATTTGGCAGCACAAATTGAGGGCAATCCTCCAGATATGAAAGTTATAAAAAAGGCTTATAAAAATATTTCAAAAAATCATGAATATATGATAGTAGAAGGAAGCGGAGGTATAATATGCCCTATAAGATATGATGATGATAAAAAAATATTTTTAGAAGATATTATAAAAGAGCTTGACTTGCCATGTTTAATAGTAGCAGATGCGGGGCTTGGTACAATTAATTCTGCAGTTCTTACTATAGAATATATGAAAAGTAAAAAAATAAAAATTAAAGGCATTATATTAAACAGATTTGAAGAAGCAAATGTTATGCATGAAGACAATAAAGAAATGATAGAAAAAATTACAAATATAAAGACTGTTGGTATTATTGATTCTGTAAATAACATGGAATTAAAAGCTGATAATATCCATTCACTTTTTGAATAA
- the bioB gene encoding biotin synthase BioB: MSNIEAIIKEEISLEELKLKIINGYNITKEEALKLVDSDLEDLCQAADNIRKHFCSNVFDMCSIINAKSGKCSENCKFCAQSAHYDTKCEEYDILDKEKILEQGKSDFDKGVLRYSIVTSGRALYGKEVDKVYNAIETLNKETDGYVCASLGLLDEKGFKKMKEAGLRRVHNNLEASRNFFANVCTTHTYDDKIKAIKAAQKAGMAVCSGGIMGMGESWEDRIDMALELRKLGIMSIPVNMLNPIASTPFENITPLTEDDMRRIVAIYRFINPKAFIRLAGGRGLLKDKGRACFISGANAAITGDMLTTAGISIETDKKMAEELGYKIELTED; encoded by the coding sequence GTGAGTAATATTGAGGCAATTATAAAAGAAGAAATATCTTTGGAAGAATTAAAACTAAAAATCATAAACGGATATAATATAACAAAGGAAGAGGCTTTAAAATTAGTAGATTCAGATTTAGAAGATTTATGCCAAGCAGCTGATAATATAAGAAAACATTTCTGTTCTAATGTATTTGATATGTGCTCTATAATAAATGCCAAAAGCGGAAAATGCTCTGAAAACTGCAAGTTCTGTGCACAGTCAGCTCATTATGATACCAAATGCGAAGAATATGATATTTTAGATAAAGAGAAAATATTAGAGCAAGGTAAAAGCGATTTTGATAAAGGAGTTTTAAGATACTCTATAGTAACATCCGGCAGAGCATTGTACGGTAAAGAAGTAGATAAAGTATATAATGCAATAGAAACTCTTAATAAAGAAACTGACGGATATGTATGTGCATCTTTAGGACTTCTTGATGAAAAAGGATTTAAAAAAATGAAAGAGGCTGGACTTAGAAGAGTGCATAATAATTTGGAAGCCTCAAGAAACTTCTTTGCTAATGTTTGTACTACCCACACTTATGATGATAAAATAAAAGCAATAAAGGCAGCACAAAAAGCTGGAATGGCTGTATGCAGCGGAGGCATTATGGGCATGGGAGAGTCTTGGGAAGATAGAATTGACATGGCATTAGAATTAAGAAAATTAGGTATAATGTCTATTCCTGTTAATATGCTTAATCCTATAGCAAGCACTCCTTTTGAAAATATTACTCCTCTTACTGAAGATGACATGAGAAGAATAGTAGCAATATACAGATTTATTAATCCAAAAGCATTTATAAGACTTGCAGGAGGAAGAGGACTTTTAAAAGATAAGGGAAGAGCCTGCTTCATATCTGGAGCAAATGCCGCTATAACTGGAGATATGCTCACAACCGCAGGTATTTCTATAGAAACAGATAAAAAAATGGCTGAAGAGTTAGGATATAAAATAGAATTAACAGAAGATTAA
- a CDS encoding biotin--[acetyl-CoA-carboxylase] ligase produces MKGNVKENIISILESNKGLFISGEKLADDLNVSRAAVWKAVKSLKNEGYNINSLQNKGYSLSKETDIISSNIIKNNMLKYKDKFNFLIYKTVKSTNIIARELASKGAESGTVVIAEEQTEGYGRNGKSFFSPYGTGIYMSIILNLKKEKKIFKSSFITTAAAMAVSKSIEEITNKNTHIKWINDVFINNKKVCGILTEGTFSFEDSKLDYAVIGIGINVNFPKKGFPKEINDTADSINSNDSNSDIRNILIARILENLWDYYFNNISFYDEYKKRSFLIGKRVSINIDNKENIINVLDIDENFALVAEFEDGKVDKLTSGSINYRIS; encoded by the coding sequence ATGAAGGGAAATGTAAAAGAAAATATAATATCAATACTAGAATCAAATAAAGGGCTTTTCATATCTGGGGAAAAATTAGCAGATGATCTAAATGTAAGCAGAGCAGCTGTATGGAAGGCAGTAAAATCATTAAAAAATGAAGGTTATAATATTAATTCCTTACAAAATAAAGGATATTCTCTCTCAAAAGAAACTGATATTATCTCATCAAATATAATAAAAAATAATATGCTTAAATATAAGGATAAGTTTAATTTTCTTATATATAAGACAGTAAAGTCAACCAATATAATAGCTAGGGAATTAGCATCTAAAGGGGCAGAAAGCGGTACAGTAGTAATTGCAGAAGAACAGACAGAAGGATACGGAAGAAACGGTAAATCTTTTTTCTCGCCTTATGGTACTGGTATATATATGAGTATAATACTTAATCTTAAAAAAGAGAAAAAAATATTTAAAAGTTCATTTATTACCACAGCAGCGGCTATGGCAGTATCAAAATCAATAGAAGAGATAACAAATAAAAACACTCATATAAAATGGATTAATGATGTATTTATTAATAATAAAAAAGTATGCGGAATACTTACAGAAGGAACTTTCAGTTTTGAAGACAGCAAACTTGATTATGCTGTTATAGGTATTGGAATAAATGTTAATTTTCCAAAAAAAGGCTTTCCTAAAGAAATTAATGATACTGCAGATTCTATTAATTCTAATGATTCAAATTCTGATATAAGAAATATTTTAATAGCAAGAATATTAGAAAATTTATGGGACTACTATTTTAATAATATATCATTTTATGATGAATATAAAAAGCGTTCTTTTTTGATAGGAAAAAGAGTTTCTATTAATATAGATAATAAAGAAAATATAATAAATGTACTAGATATAGATGAAAACTTTGCTTTAGTAGCAGAGTTTGAAGACGGAAAAGTAGATAAACTTACATCTGGAAGTATTAATTACAGAATTTCATAA
- a CDS encoding tetratricopeptide repeat protein → MLSSEKYYEEGINYHKESKYKEAVQSFNKAIKLDNTTSKYYSARGRAKNSLRQYEEAKKDAERALELDKNNAESYLVFGNINLDLNKYFEAIKDYDKAIE, encoded by the coding sequence ATGTTATCATCAGAAAAATATTATGAAGAAGGCATTAATTATCATAAAGAATCAAAATATAAAGAAGCAGTACAGTCTTTTAATAAAGCTATAAAATTAGATAATACTACATCAAAATATTATAGTGCAAGAGGTAGAGCAAAAAACAGTTTGAGACAATATGAAGAAGCAAAAAAAGATGCTGAAAGGGCTTTGGAGCTGGATAAAAATAATGCTGAAAGCTATTTAGTATTTGGAAATATAAATTTAGATTTAAATAAGTATTTTGAAGCTATTAAAGACTATGATAAGGCTATAGAATAG
- a CDS encoding tetratricopeptide repeat protein: MAKDDLKQYCEAIKDFDKAIDLNPNDSDAYNNRGISKEKLGQYREAIKDYDKAIELDPNYSYAYNNRGAAKGNLGQYKDALKDYKKALKLDPNDEYARENIQNIQNKYGLR; the protein is encoded by the coding sequence ATTGCTAAAGATGACTTAAAACAGTATTGTGAAGCTATCAAAGACTTTGACAAAGCGATAGATCTAAATCCTAATGATAGTGATGCTTATAATAACAGAGGAATATCTAAAGAAAAATTAGGACAGTATCGAGAAGCTATTAAAGACTATGATAAGGCTATAGAGCTAGACCCTAATTATAGTTATGCTTATAATAACAGAGGAGCTGCTAAGGGTAATTTAGGACAGTATAAAGATGCCTTAAAAGATTATAAAAAGGCTTTGAAATTAGACCCTAATGATGAATATGCTAGAGAAAATATACAAAATATTCAAAATAAATATGGCTTGAGATAA
- a CDS encoding sodium ion-translocating decarboxylase subunit beta translates to MNNALGLDFNNLLTGFYPPTLAQIIMILLGAYLIYMSIYYKRKPLLLLPMGVAILASNMPLPKLTEDVVSGFLGLLHQGADSGIYPVLVFFAVGTMIDLGLVLADPKNFFIGASSQIGILVVFYIMSSLNISEGLSAATAIIGAADGALAMYMSSLITEPRYFAAIVMAAYLYMELLPVLQSGLTKVLTTSKERKIPMNYLRQVSRGEKIIFAVIAMGLCGIFLANSFPLIAALLFGSILRESDIIKNFSVTLQKSLTGILTMLIGMAIGSSATADYFMTLDTVLIFVFGIVSLVLSTAIGILAAKIINVLSGGKVNPIIGSAGLSAFPVPAWGAHVYGQENSSSNCLLLHAMAVNISGIISGAVIMGILLTFFH, encoded by the coding sequence ATGAATAATGCTTTAGGTTTGGATTTTAACAATTTACTTACTGGTTTTTATCCGCCGACTTTAGCCCAAATTATAATGATACTTTTAGGAGCTTATCTTATATATATGTCTATATATTATAAGAGAAAACCTTTGCTTCTTCTTCCTATGGGGGTTGCAATACTTGCTTCTAACATGCCTCTTCCTAAACTTACAGAAGATGTTGTAAGCGGATTTTTAGGACTTCTTCATCAGGGAGCTGACAGCGGTATTTATCCAGTATTGGTATTTTTTGCCGTAGGTACTATGATAGATTTAGGTCTTGTACTTGCTGACCCTAAAAACTTCTTTATAGGTGCTAGTTCGCAGATAGGTATACTTGTAGTATTTTATATTATGAGTTCTCTAAATATATCAGAAGGCTTATCGGCTGCTACTGCTATTATTGGTGCTGCTGACGGAGCTTTGGCTATGTATATGTCTTCGCTTATTACAGAGCCTAGATATTTTGCTGCTATTGTGATGGCTGCTTACCTATATATGGAGCTTCTTCCAGTATTACAGTCTGGGCTTACAAAAGTTTTAACTACTTCTAAAGAAAGAAAAATTCCTATGAATTATTTAAGACAGGTTTCAAGAGGTGAGAAAATTATATTTGCTGTTATTGCTATGGGACTTTGCGGTATATTTTTAGCTAATTCTTTTCCTCTTATAGCTGCTCTTCTATTTGGAAGTATTTTAAGAGAATCTGATATTATTAAAAATTTCTCTGTTACTTTACAGAAATCTTTAACTGGTATACTTACTATGCTTATAGGAATGGCAATAGGCTCTTCGGCAACAGCTGATTATTTTATGACATTAGATACTGTTTTAATATTTGTATTTGGAATAGTGTCTTTAGTATTAAGTACAGCAATTGGTATACTTGCAGCAAAAATTATTAATGTATTATCAGGCGGAAAAGTTAATCCTATAATAGGCTCTGCCGGTTTAAGTGCTTTTCCAGTTCCTGCTTGGGGGGCACATGTTTACGGTCAGGAGAATAGTTCTTCAAACTGTCTGCTTCTTCATGCTATGGCTGTTAATATATCTGGTATTATATCAGGTGCTGTTATTATGGGTATACTCCTTACATTTTTTCATTGA
- a CDS encoding biotin/lipoyl-containing protein, with protein MTKQYKITVNGKTYDVSVEEVKQEKVKVSAPVVQAQTQAPKPVQQAKPVVQAASPSSAAAIDENAVSVKATMPGTIVSFSVAVGDKVTEGQVVAILEAMKMENELTAPASGEVKSIHVEKGSSVVEGQVILQIK; from the coding sequence ATGACTAAACAATACAAAATCACTGTTAATGGAAAAACTTATGATGTATCAGTAGAAGAAGTTAAGCAAGAGAAAGTAAAAGTTTCTGCCCCTGTTGTTCAGGCACAGACTCAAGCACCTAAACCTGTACAGCAAGCAAAACCAGTTGTTCAGGCAGCTTCTCCTTCTTCTGCTGCTGCTATAGATGAAAATGCTGTATCAGTAAAAGCAACTATGCCGGGTACTATAGTATCATTTAGCGTTGCTGTGGGAGATAAAGTTACTGAAGGTCAGGTTGTAGCTATATTAGAAGCTATGAAAATGGAAAATGAACTTACTGCTCCTGCTTCTGGTGAGGTAAAATCTATACATGTTGAAAAAGGTTCATCTGTAGTTGAAGGTCAAGTTATATTGCAGATTAAGTAA
- a CDS encoding OadG family protein, which yields MEHNAAITIFGIVSVFIVALVFYILSVILGMIFKSRNLKKEEEIIKVVEESKTKEEDLLDDTELVAVITAAISAYTGMSNNKFIITSIEESKTPIWGMADRVNIK from the coding sequence ATGGAACATAATGCAGCTATTACAATATTTGGTATAGTATCTGTTTTTATAGTCGCTTTAGTTTTTTATATATTATCTGTAATTTTGGGTATGATATTCAAAAGCAGAAATCTTAAAAAAGAAGAAGAAATAATCAAAGTTGTAGAGGAGAGTAAAACTAAAGAAGAAGACTTGCTTGATGATACTGAGCTTGTCGCTGTTATTACTGCGGCAATTTCAGCTTATACAGGTATGTCTAATAATAAATTTATCATTACTTCTATAGAGGAATCTAAAACTCCTATATGGGGTATGGCTGACAGAGTAAATATAAAATAA
- a CDS encoding acyl-CoA carboxylase subunit beta: MQEKINELRKRKEKIEKAGGEDKIEERHKKGKLTARERILQLLDENTFCEIDAFIEHRCSDFGMEKNKVAGEGVVTGYGKINGRQVCIYAQDFTVIGGSLGQMHAAKICKVQDMAIKLGCPCIGINDSGGARIQEGIDSLRGYGDIFYRNVQASGVIPQICVIMGPCAGGAVYSPALMDFIFMTDKSSNMFITGPQVVKAVTGEQVSAEELGGAYVHSKTSGVASLMFPDEVSTLEGVKTLLSYIPQNNLEDVPLENTGDDPNRNDEELSNILPDSPNKPYDIKEVIKRVVDNGEFFELQPLFATNIVICFARLDGKSVGIIANQPNSMAGVLDINAADKAARFIRFCDSFNIPLITLVDTAGYLPGVGQEHNGVIRHGAKLLYAYSEATAPKITLIIRKSYGGAYIAMCSKHLGADMVYAWPSAEIAVMGPDGAANIIFKKEIDKADDPKKVRAEKIEEYKKEFANPYRAAVRGYVDDVIEPEYTRSYLINALQLLKSKRETRLPRKHGNIPL, from the coding sequence ATGCAAGAAAAAATCAATGAACTTAGAAAAAGAAAAGAAAAAATAGAAAAGGCTGGCGGAGAAGACAAAATAGAAGAACGCCATAAAAAAGGAAAATTAACTGCAAGAGAACGTATTTTACAATTATTAGATGAAAATACTTTCTGCGAGATTGATGCTTTCATAGAGCATAGATGCAGTGATTTTGGTATGGAAAAAAACAAGGTAGCTGGAGAAGGTGTAGTTACAGGATACGGTAAAATTAACGGAAGACAAGTATGTATATATGCTCAGGACTTTACTGTAATAGGCGGTTCATTAGGACAAATGCATGCTGCCAAAATTTGTAAAGTACAGGATATGGCAATAAAGCTGGGCTGCCCTTGCATAGGTATTAATGATTCGGGCGGGGCTAGGATACAGGAAGGTATTGACTCATTAAGAGGATACGGGGATATTTTCTACAGAAATGTTCAGGCTTCTGGAGTAATACCGCAGATATGTGTTATAATGGGACCTTGTGCTGGAGGAGCTGTTTATTCGCCTGCTTTGATGGACTTTATATTTATGACTGATAAAAGTTCAAACATGTTTATTACTGGTCCTCAGGTAGTAAAAGCTGTAACAGGAGAACAAGTTTCTGCTGAAGAGCTTGGAGGAGCTTACGTTCATAGTAAAACTTCAGGTGTTGCTTCTTTGATGTTCCCAGATGAAGTATCTACTTTGGAAGGAGTAAAAACATTACTTTCATATATACCTCAAAATAACTTGGAAGATGTTCCTTTAGAAAATACAGGCGATGATCCTAATAGAAACGATGAAGAGTTATCTAATATACTTCCAGACAGTCCTAATAAACCTTATGACATTAAAGAAGTTATAAAAAGAGTGGTTGATAACGGAGAGTTTTTTGAGCTTCAGCCTTTATTTGCTACTAATATAGTTATATGTTTTGCACGTCTTGACGGAAAATCAGTTGGTATAATAGCCAATCAGCCTAATTCTATGGCTGGCGTACTTGATATTAATGCAGCGGACAAAGCAGCAAGATTTATACGTTTCTGCGATAGTTTTAATATTCCTTTAATCACATTAGTTGATACAGCAGGATATTTGCCCGGTGTAGGTCAGGAGCACAACGGAGTTATAAGACATGGTGCTAAACTTTTATATGCTTATTCAGAGGCTACTGCTCCTAAAATTACTCTTATCATAAGAAAATCATACGGCGGAGCTTATATTGCTATGTGTTCTAAACATTTGGGTGCTGATATGGTTTACGCTTGGCCTTCTGCGGAGATTGCTGTTATGGGACCAGACGGAGCTGCTAATATAATATTCAAAAAAGAAATAGATAAAGCTGATGACCCTAAAAAAGTTAGGGCTGAAAAAATAGAAGAGTATAAAAAAGAGTTTGCTAATCCTTACAGAGCTGCTGTAAGAGGTTATGTTGATGATGTAATTGAGCCTGAATATACTAGAAGCTATCTTATTAATGCTTTGCAGCTTTTAAAAAGCAAAAGAGAAACAAGACTTCCTAGAAAACATGGTAATATACCTCTATAA
- a CDS encoding M20 metallopeptidase family protein → MNNSIISENILLSMKDFLIDLRRDLHSHPELGFEEFRTSEKISSILKSLNISHKTKAAKTGIIADIEGEDKNFTIAFRADMDALPMEDNKQNCSYSSKNKGVCHSCGHDVHMTVLTGVAKYFSEIKPPCNIRLIYQPAEETTGGALPMINEGALENVNAIYGLHVRPEIRVGQVSTTYGAMYASSNMFEINIKGKSAHGAKSYNGVDPIVVSSHIITQLHSFISAFTDHTIRLHVGSINGGTAGNIVADNVKMKGIIRMLCDDETRNKRLKMIENIVVNTSESFGALGEFINIPSYPALINHDEAVNIVRESASSILGNENCLEENANMTTEDFSYYLQRVKGAFFSLGVSNDKINVPIHNGLFDIDENAINIGVKIQILNVYNTYKNKDFFIS, encoded by the coding sequence ATGAATAATTCTATAATATCAGAAAATATTCTTTTGTCTATGAAAGACTTTTTAATAGATTTAAGGAGAGACTTGCATTCGCACCCAGAACTAGGCTTTGAAGAGTTTAGAACATCAGAAAAAATCTCTTCTATATTAAAATCATTAAATATTAGTCATAAAACAAAAGCAGCAAAAACAGGTATAATAGCAGATATTGAAGGTGAGGATAAAAACTTTACTATAGCATTCAGAGCTGATATGGACGCTTTGCCTATGGAAGATAATAAACAAAACTGTTCATACTCTTCAAAAAATAAAGGAGTATGCCATTCTTGCGGACATGATGTGCATATGACAGTATTAACAGGGGTGGCTAAGTATTTTTCAGAAATAAAACCTCCATGCAATATTAGGCTAATATATCAGCCTGCAGAAGAGACTACAGGCGGAGCTTTGCCTATGATTAATGAAGGAGCTTTAGAAAATGTTAATGCTATTTACGGACTTCATGTACGTCCGGAAATAAGAGTAGGACAGGTAAGCACAACATACGGAGCAATGTATGCTAGTTCTAATATGTTTGAAATAAATATAAAGGGCAAATCAGCACATGGAGCTAAATCATATAACGGGGTTGATCCTATAGTAGTATCTTCTCATATCATAACTCAGCTTCATAGTTTTATTTCTGCATTTACAGATCATACTATAAGACTTCATGTAGGAAGCATAAACGGTGGAACTGCAGGCAATATAGTAGCTGATAATGTAAAAATGAAAGGTATTATAAGAATGCTGTGCGATGATGAAACTAGAAATAAAAGATTAAAAATGATAGAGAATATTGTTGTAAATACATCAGAAAGTTTTGGGGCTTTGGGAGAATTTATTAATATACCGTCTTATCCTGCTTTGATTAATCATGATGAGGCGGTTAATATTGTTAGAGAATCAGCTTCAAGTATTCTAGGTAATGAAAACTGCCTTGAAGAAAATGCCAACATGACAACTGAAGATTTTAGTTATTATCTTCAAAGGGTAAAAGGTGCATTTTTTAGTTTGGGTGTATCAAATGATAAAATAAATGTTCCTATTCATAATGGGCTTTTTGATATAGACGAAAATGCGATTAATATAGGGGTAAAAATACAAATACTTAATGTTTATAATACATATAAAAATAAGGATTTTTTTATATCTTAA
- the dapA gene encoding 4-hydroxy-tetrahydrodipicolinate synthase — protein MSLFEGAGVALITPFTKDYKINYEKLEELIEFHIANKADAIVAAGTTAESATLNFEERMEVIKFCIDRTKKRTLLIAGTGTNSTSMAVEFSKQSYEYGADIVMAVTPYYNKGNESGLIDYFTQIANSVKCPVIMYNVPSRTGVKLPLNVIKTLSEVPNIQGIKEASGDIGYVADIANIAPKLDIYSGNDDMVTPMMALGAKGVISVTSNIIPKENHDMVMNYINGNIKEAVEAQIKYIDLIRAMFIEVNPVPIKEAMNMMGFNVGECRSPLGPLSEKNREHVRQTLNKYGLIK, from the coding sequence ATGTCATTATTTGAAGGAGCAGGTGTAGCTTTAATAACACCATTTACAAAAGATTACAAAATTAATTATGAGAAATTAGAAGAGCTTATTGAGTTTCATATAGCAAATAAAGCAGATGCTATTGTTGCAGCAGGTACCACAGCAGAAAGTGCCACTCTAAATTTTGAAGAGAGAATGGAGGTAATCAAATTCTGTATAGACCGAACTAAAAAAAGAACCTTGTTAATAGCAGGAACTGGAACTAACTCTACATCTATGGCAGTGGAGTTTAGCAAACAATCTTATGAATATGGTGCTGATATAGTAATGGCAGTAACTCCATACTATAATAAAGGTAATGAAAGCGGACTTATTGATTATTTTACGCAAATAGCAAATAGTGTAAAATGCCCTGTTATAATGTATAATGTTCCTTCAAGAACTGGAGTTAAATTACCGCTTAATGTCATTAAAACTTTATCCGAAGTTCCTAATATTCAAGGTATAAAAGAGGCAAGCGGAGATATTGGATATGTGGCTGATATTGCTAATATTGCCCCTAAATTGGATATTTACTCTGGAAATGATGATATGGTTACCCCAATGATGGCTTTAGGTGCTAAAGGTGTAATATCTGTTACAAGCAACATTATACCTAAAGAAAATCATGATATGGTTATGAATTATATTAACGGAAATATTAAAGAAGCTGTAGAAGCACAGATTAAATATATAGATTTGATAAGAGCTATGTTTATAGAGGTTAATCCAGTACCTATAAAAGAAGCTATGAATATGATGGGTTTTAATGTAGGTGAATGCCGCTCTCCATTAGGTCCTTTAAGTGAGAAAAACAGAGAGCATGTAAGACAAACACTTAATAAATACGGATTAATAAAATAA